A genomic window from Lycium barbarum isolate Lr01 chromosome 4, ASM1917538v2, whole genome shotgun sequence includes:
- the LOC132636686 gene encoding thymidine kinase-like produces MSFSSSSFKNPISVPNGTDQRGHNINNNLPTGEIHVIFGPMFAGKTTALLRRVNSESKLGRNVVMIKSNKDTRYAVDAVVTHDGTKFPCWSLPDLSSFKQRFGPDAYEKVDVIGIDEAQFFDDLYDFCCNAADIDGKTVVVAGLDGDYLRRKFGSVLDIVPIADTVTKLTARCELCGKRAFFTLRKTDEMQKELIGGANMYMPVCRQHYVSGKSIVGAVKKVLESHQVQSELVQEKPLVA; encoded by the exons ATGTCTTTTTCTAGTTCATCCTTCAAAAACCCAATTTCTGTACCAAATGGAACAGATCAAAGAGGccataatattaataataatctTCCTACTGGTGAAATCCATGTAATATTTGGGCCTATGTTTGCTGGTAAAACTACTGCTTTACTTCGTCGTGTCAATTCTGAATCCAAATTGGGCAG GAATGTGGTGATGATCAAGTCAAACAAAGATACAAGGTATGCGGTAGATGCAGTGGTAACACACGATGGGACAAAATTCCCATGTTGGTCATTGCCAGATTTATCATCTTTCAAACAGAGATTTGGTCCAGATGCCTATGAAAAG GTGGATGTGATTGGCATTGATGAAGCTCAGTTTTTCGATGACCTTTATGATTTCTGTTGCAATGCTGCTGATATTGATGGGAAAACTGTAGTTGTTGCTGGCCTAGATGGTGACTACTTAAG GAGGAAATTTGGCTCAGTACTTGATATCGTTCCAATTGCAGATACTGTTACAAAGTTGACAGCAAGATGTGAATTATGTGGCAAACGAGCGTTTTTCACCTTGAGAAAAACTGATGAGATGCAGAAGGAGCTTATAGGTGGTGCTAATATGTATATGCCCGTCTGTCGACAACACTATGTCAGTGGAAAATCAATTGTGGGAGCTGTGAAAAAGGTCCTTGAATCTCATCAAGTGCAGAGTGAACTAGTTCAAGAGAAACCTCTAGTTGCTTAG